The following DNA comes from Actinomycetota bacterium.
TCAGGGGGACCAAGCGGGAAGCCGACCACGCCCTAGCTCGCCTGGTTGTGGAGGTTGAAGGTGGCGCCCAGGTCGACCAGAGTCGGCAAGCTTTGGCCGCGTATCTAAAAATCGGTGTCTCGAGCGAGCGCGTGCCCGCGTACGGCCTGAAACATGGGACCGTTACGAATCTCTCCTCCGCGTCCACGTCATACGCGAATCGGCGCTGTCCCCCTTGCTGATCTGCGGCCTAGCCATATCGACACATTCATGACCGGAATGGCTCGGGCCGGGGCAGCCCCGGCCTCGATGTTGCAGGCATACCATGTGGTTTCGAAGGCTCTGAAGGCCTCGGGAACCATGTGGATACGGATGAGGTTCTCGTAGCGGGCCCAGGTCTCGGCATCTGGTACCCGGTGATCACCGGGGTGGCAATCCCGGTGCCCTGGTGGCAGATGCGGATGCTCTTCCATCGCTGGATCTGATGCTGATTGCGTAGTGTTGGCCGTGTGATGCTCGGCACCGCAACCATGTTGCTGGTCCAGGAGGGCTGAGGTGGCGGCGCCGCGTCGCCCGGACTTCAGTCCCGAAGACGAGAACCTGCGCCAGATCGGGTCGCTCCTTCTTGCGGGTGTGGCCTTCGGCGAGATGGCTCACGCAGTGGGCAACAGCCTGGATGCCCATGGGCTCAGCACCAGCGTGGTGTGTGTCTTCGCCATCTTCTTCACGGTCGGGCTGAGCTTCGCCATCGGCAACTACCGGGGCCTCGTACAGGGGTCGCACGAACCCTGCTGGGGATGGTGGTGCGCCCATTTCGTGGTAGCCGCGGTCACGGGCGTCATCCTCATCTTCCTGGGAGGCCGCGCCGACGTCGACCTCCTGAGGACCTCCCGGTTCGGCTTCTTCCCGCTCCTCATCAGCCTTTATGCCGTGGACCTGGTCTGGCTGGTGGTCTCCCTGCCTCGCCGGGCTGTGCTGGCCGGAGAAGTGGACACGACGGTTCTGTGCTGGATGGGGTTCGATGTCGTGCTTATCGGGGCGATCTGGGGATTCGGTCGGCTCTTCGGCGGATCGGGCACCACGCGTGCGTTAGTCGCGCTCGCCATCGTGCACTTGGTCAAGTTCGTCATCGATCTCAAGATCATGGTTTTTCCGCTCGGGCCGGTAGCGCGCGGGTCCCCGCTGCTTGGCCGGGTGCCGCGCCTCTGGGCCGGGCGGTGTGAAACCTGAGAAGTGCAAGCGCTTCCGGGCGTACTTCCCCAGCAGCTGCGCCTGGCCCAGCACCTTGCCCGAGAGCGCATAGAGCAGGTCGTCCCGGGGGCTGGCGCCCTCGGCGAGGCCGCTCGCTCCTTGATGGCCAGCAGTGTGAAGATGAAGCGGTGTCCGCGCCCCACCGGCGGGCACGGCCCGGCGTAGTCGTTCCGCCCGTAGTCGTTCTCGCCCCCCAAGCCCGAGAAAGGCAAAGCAGGGGTGACCCTGCGACGCAAAGTCATGGACCTCCCGGCTCCTCCGTAGGCGGAAACCGGCAGGCCGCCAGACCGCCGAAGGAGGAAGTTTCGATGAAGACCTGAGCCGTGCGAGGCCTCGTTGTTGCCGGGGTCATGGGCGCGGTGGCGCTGGGTGGCATGGCGCCGGCGTCGGCCAGCAGCAACGAAGCCTCGTGCTTCGTCGCCGCCATCAACGCCGCCCGGGGTTCCAATGGCGTGCCGGTCCTCGGCACGAACGCCGCCCTGGCGACGGTCGCCACCGCATGTCGGGGAGCATGGCCGCCGGGCAGATCTGGGCGCCAAGTCTGTCCGCTATAAAGAGGCCGCAGCGTATGTGCGTTGACCGACATTACAACTAGTCATGCGCCAGACCAAATTGACCAAAGCCAACTGAAGTATTCATGGAATTCGCTTTCCCATCTGGCCTCTTGCTTATCAGTATGGGCTTCATGTTCCACAAATTGGGCCCCATTTCTGATGACGAACTCAGAGACAGTGAGCTTGCCCCGGTTTCCCGGACACCTTACGATGAGGAGGCTATCCCTCCTCGGAAGGGAGCCCGGGTGCCGGCACCTCACCCAGCAGAGTTCCGCCAGCGAGCCATCGAGCTCGGCCGGGAGCGGGCCAAGCCCGTCGCCGAGATCGCCAAGGACTTAGGCATCTCGGAGTCCTGTCTGCGCAACTGGATATACCAGGCCGACATCGACGACGGCCACCGGGAGGGACTGAGCACCGACGAGCGCAAGGAGCTCGTCGCGCTGCGCCGGGAGAACCGGGTGCTCAGGATGGAAAAGGAGATCCTGGGAAAAGCCGCGGCCTTCTTCGCCAACGAGGGCAATTACAAGACGAAGTGACCTTCGCCTTCATCGAGGCGGAGAAGGCCACCTACCCTGTCGCCACCTGCTGCCGGGTGCTCGGCGTGTCCACCAGCGGTTACTACGAATGGCGCCACCGTCAGACCCACCCGTCGGCGCGTTCGGTGGACGACGCCTCGCTGACCGAGAAGATCATCGCGGTGCACAAG
Coding sequences within:
- a CDS encoding transposase, coding for MEFAFPSGLLLISMGFMFHKLGPISDDELRDSELAPVSRTPYDEEAIPPRKGARVPAPHPAEFRQRAIELGRERAKPVAEIAKDLGISESCLRNWIYQADIDDGHREGLSTDERKELVALRRENRVLRMEKEILGKAAAFFANEGNYKTK